In a single window of the Ruminococcus albus 7 = DSM 20455 genome:
- a CDS encoding ribbon-helix-helix protein, CopG family, with product MPRQRRIFSLDERTVELIDLLKTERGLSNTSELIRALIIEAAIAENITSDYGELPSTAERKRAKSDIASRLDRMEVALSKLSHQMSDVKEYTYETRDGVNSYLNFLGVENTDTADENINSQTIHKSLQQAKQNYNSQQRQNSINKANFGGGY from the coding sequence ATGCCGCGTCAAAGAAGAATATTTTCACTAGATGAAAGAACAGTTGAATTGATAGACCTGTTAAAAACAGAACGTGGTCTTTCAAATACATCAGAACTTATCAGGGCGCTGATAATTGAAGCAGCCATTGCCGAGAACATAACAAGCGACTACGGTGAACTGCCGAGTACAGCCGAACGTAAGAGGGCAAAATCTGATATAGCGTCTAGGCTCGATCGTATGGAAGTTGCACTATCAAAACTGTCACACCAGATGAGTGATGTAAAGGAATACACCTACGAAACACGCGACGGTGTTAACAGCTACCTCAACTTCTTGGGAGTTGAGAACACAGACACAGCTGACGAAAACATTAACAGCCAAACGATACATAAAAGTTTACAGCAGGCAAAACAGAATTACAACTCTCAGCAAAGACAAAATTCTATCAACAAAGCTAACTTCGGGGGCGGTTATTAA
- the mobL gene encoding relaxase MobL → MASPAVFFKIQFLYNWYIRPDNNNSGKNIKIKGDFNDYMTRPAAFKPKEHTDEEEYKDFLDYMRNNEKSEGAFDTDHDLLTKEQMSAYREQERVARDNGCPKYGGVISFNNEFLRNNGIMIGSAIDYIKLKNVVRNGINKMIDKSDKLSADNINWIGAIHENTDNIHIHFAMYPLERTTRRNHKDKNQDCIEQDAIKTLKSTIANGIINQTHTPEITRIKREILFPQLSDAMGDAEKMLLELANRFPPNIAMQYGNHRMKPFQREIDKCIDKIIGSDPELKKSFDLYVSSLGMMDRQYQDFYGDESQALTYSEHQMEDFYNRAGNILLKHIKEMKNGEFPDTGSDELIKRLSDKGVSGREEKRDNDELRDYLLSNNKYISNYNIANNALGLIKDDDDIKQLESVADISDTAAFALGMYYKDKDKKLSEKYLLMSANNNDRDSQYQLGKLYLSDDDIKQGAEWMRRSADNGHAYAQYAYGIMMLKNDSPEEGLYYLNNSYKNGNKIAHKVAQSYKKKLAEQKQDTEQEQEFDDQHHFNMQNDRSYRHDYNDDTNIIDEEQTFDHDAHNSTVIAGNYHLDWTNEYKQACKLIYSKKSIIDDYIKAEQLLLSEAKNGNVLAIHDLGKLYNTELLGAADKEKSDKYYHEAFDVFNDLLKTGSKHTSYIQYRIGKMYSYGLGVEADDEKAYRFYSSSAESGNKYAMYSLANCYYYGRGTNTDHETAFKWYSRAAQLNMPYANYAVAQMYQTGDGTTQDLNKAYENYRIALDAFLKLNEKEQADDNLLYKIGYMYKKGLGTDIDVSKSLEFFAMSAKQGNKNALYEYGKALIEGTDITPNISIGETYLKKAIKAGNTNAERFLANEYLSGKHIPVTTDKVQMGMEIFKRLADQGDTLSAYRLGKVYLDGKVTPRNVDLAERYLLQAYSSSEHKELAAYSLGKLYMTEEKCNHKKAIAFFKEVADTNNWASYQLGKIYFSDKNASSAKSWFKRSAADGNEAAKEMLRYMQRTKKAPMLRRSVAASTYNANMCWSQLRSIMAEYDAHIKQLQREFDYENQISNDEYLEYTPYY, encoded by the coding sequence ATGGCTTCACCGGCAGTATTTTTTAAGATACAGTTTTTGTATAATTGGTACATTCGTCCCGACAATAATAATTCGGGAAAAAACATAAAAATAAAAGGCGACTTCAATGACTATATGACACGTCCTGCCGCGTTCAAGCCCAAAGAACATACCGACGAAGAAGAATACAAGGACTTTCTCGACTACATGAGGAACAATGAAAAGTCAGAAGGCGCTTTCGATACCGATCATGATCTACTCACCAAAGAACAAATGTCAGCTTACCGCGAACAGGAGCGTGTTGCCCGCGATAACGGCTGTCCGAAATATGGCGGTGTGATTTCTTTTAATAATGAATTTCTGCGTAACAACGGTATCATGATCGGAAGTGCCATTGACTACATTAAACTAAAGAACGTGGTTCGTAATGGTATAAATAAGATGATCGACAAGTCAGACAAGCTTTCCGCTGATAACATCAACTGGATAGGTGCGATACATGAAAACACAGATAATATCCACATACATTTTGCTATGTATCCGCTGGAAAGAACTACACGCAGGAATCACAAAGATAAAAATCAGGACTGCATAGAACAGGATGCTATCAAAACATTAAAGTCAACGATAGCAAACGGCATAATCAATCAGACACATACACCCGAGATAACACGAATCAAACGTGAGATACTTTTCCCTCAGCTGTCCGATGCTATGGGCGATGCCGAAAAGATGCTGCTTGAATTGGCGAATAGATTTCCGCCGAATATTGCAATGCAGTATGGTAATCATCGCATGAAACCTTTCCAGCGCGAGATCGACAAGTGTATTGATAAGATAATCGGCTCGGATCCCGAACTTAAAAAGTCATTTGACTTGTATGTATCATCGTTAGGTATGATGGATAGGCAGTATCAGGATTTTTATGGTGACGAATCGCAGGCGCTTACTTATTCGGAACATCAGATGGAGGACTTCTATAATCGTGCCGGAAACATTCTGTTAAAACACATTAAGGAAATGAAAAACGGTGAATTTCCTGATACCGGGTCCGATGAACTTATAAAACGACTGAGCGATAAGGGTGTATCCGGGAGAGAAGAAAAAAGGGATAATGATGAACTTCGAGATTATCTGCTCAGTAATAACAAATACATCAGCAACTATAATATTGCGAACAATGCGCTTGGGCTTATCAAAGATGATGATGACATCAAACAGCTTGAAAGTGTAGCCGATATTTCTGATACAGCTGCTTTTGCGCTTGGTATGTACTACAAGGATAAAGACAAAAAACTATCAGAAAAATATTTGCTTATGTCGGCAAACAATAATGACCGTGATTCTCAGTATCAGCTAGGCAAACTTTATCTGTCTGACGATGATATAAAGCAAGGTGCAGAATGGATGCGGCGCTCTGCCGATAACGGTCACGCTTATGCACAATATGCTTACGGCATAATGATGTTAAAGAACGATAGTCCCGAAGAGGGATTATATTATCTTAATAACTCATATAAAAACGGAAACAAGATCGCGCATAAGGTGGCGCAGTCATATAAGAAAAAGCTAGCTGAACAAAAACAGGATACAGAGCAAGAACAGGAATTCGATGACCAACATCATTTTAATATGCAAAATGATAGATCATACCGGCACGATTATAATGATGATACAAACATCATCGACGAAGAACAGACGTTTGATCATGATGCACATAACTCTACAGTTATTGCCGGCAATTATCATCTTGACTGGACAAATGAATACAAGCAAGCTTGTAAACTGATTTACAGTAAGAAATCAATAATCGATGACTACATCAAAGCCGAACAGCTATTGCTTTCAGAAGCAAAAAACGGAAACGTACTTGCGATTCACGATCTCGGAAAGCTTTATAATACTGAACTGCTGGGAGCAGCAGATAAAGAAAAATCTGACAAGTATTATCATGAAGCTTTCGATGTGTTCAATGATCTCCTAAAAACAGGTAGCAAACATACATCATACATTCAATATCGTATCGGAAAAATGTACTCCTATGGCTTAGGTGTTGAAGCTGACGATGAAAAAGCCTATCGATTTTATTCATCGTCAGCCGAAAGTGGTAACAAATACGCTATGTACAGCCTAGCTAACTGTTATTATTATGGGAGAGGAACAAACACTGACCATGAAACAGCTTTTAAGTGGTACTCAAGAGCTGCACAGCTGAATATGCCTTATGCGAACTATGCTGTAGCTCAGATGTATCAGACTGGTGACGGTACAACACAGGATCTAAACAAAGCCTATGAGAACTACCGCATAGCGCTAGATGCTTTCCTAAAGCTTAATGAAAAAGAGCAAGCGGATGATAATTTACTCTACAAGATCGGCTATATGTATAAAAAAGGTCTTGGAACAGATATAGATGTCTCAAAATCTTTGGAGTTTTTCGCAATGTCAGCAAAGCAAGGCAACAAAAATGCACTATATGAATATGGCAAGGCTCTCATCGAAGGTACAGATATCACACCAAACATTTCAATAGGTGAAACATATCTCAAAAAAGCAATTAAGGCGGGAAACACAAACGCTGAACGTTTCCTTGCCAACGAATATTTATCCGGGAAACATATTCCGGTGACAACCGATAAGGTACAGATGGGCATGGAGATATTCAAAAGGCTAGCAGATCAAGGTGATACGTTATCTGCATATCGTTTAGGTAAGGTATACCTCGACGGAAAAGTTACTCCACGAAATGTTGATCTTGCAGAACGATATCTGCTGCAAGCATACAGTTCTAGCGAACATAAGGAACTTGCTGCATACTCCCTGGGCAAGCTCTATATGACTGAGGAAAAATGCAACCATAAAAAAGCGATTGCTTTTTTTAAGGAAGTTGCGGACACAAACAACTGGGCAAGTTATCAGTTAGGAAAAATATATTTTTCAGACAAAAATGCTTCTTCTGCTAAAAGTTGGTTCAAACGTTCTGCCGCCGATGGTAATGAAGCCGCAAAAGAAATGCTGCGATATATGCAGAGAACAAAAAAAGCGCCGATGCTGCGTCGATCAGTAGCCGCATCGACTTATAATGCCAATATGTGCTGGTCACAACTTAGAAGCATCATGGCTGAATATGATGCACATATAAAGCAACTTCAACGTGAATTCGACTATGAGAATCAAATCAGCAATGATGAATATCTTGAATACACTCCATACTATTAA
- a CDS encoding VirD4-like conjugal transfer protein, CD1115 family, producing the protein MEEKNKDNRGLVRLSQLLGFSLFFFLLINVALNYFVLATKAVAVLNDKQAVNKIMKFQIEFLYKQPKGFDLPMVLLITFATAFYITFKLDVKWHVTHDNKEIKGKDRFLNEKELKKLFYSFPANDMESAEKSGIILAYENGKYYIDCETIHSLIIGTTRSGKGQTFVLPMIRHIALSKSKHSMVLNDPKGELLENTYKLLKDNGYNVVVLNLRDTKKSSLWNPLQVIIDEYKRCRKENDDLSMCITMIESVADTFTHNETADQVWPESAKALLKAMILYQLEKGYDNNCIEKVSMYSVYEMFIDFGSQNERQLNREVNALDELFQDLQRKDPQNPAVAAYAVSRFSSGEMRSSIFATLASNINIFGSDQGIAKLTSGNQINFYELVDPEKPMAVFMVVPDDNPARWIISSLFVNQCYNTLVSLSAKCVGQKLPQRVHFILDEFGNMVRIPDMDSKITVGAGRNLLFNLFIQDLNQLDTKYGDSAKTIRSNCGNLIYINSLDNETNEYFSKVLGTKTVEYSTYSGKLSEFVEHQNLVVEGQALMTASELSTMPFGSAITKRQRIFPIKTKFEPFYKLGIKTTSQDDISKDMNLIDLPLSVTIFDMEILWKPLFRPKLNEKTGKPMLENDENGFAQLVTNWNDVRKSFEARKKVNLEKNVRTDFANNAVNESVALNSRLQVIIKKLDELSSGQFTNEYKNNNLSEVEKIIKMAIGRGNLDMTEREEIRKYIENSHNV; encoded by the coding sequence ATGGAAGAAAAAAACAAAGATAACAGAGGTTTGGTTAGATTAAGTCAGCTACTGGGCTTTTCGCTGTTTTTCTTTTTGCTGATAAATGTCGCGCTTAATTATTTTGTACTTGCAACAAAAGCCGTAGCTGTCCTTAATGATAAGCAAGCTGTAAATAAAATCATGAAATTCCAAATCGAATTTCTCTATAAACAGCCCAAAGGATTTGATTTGCCAATGGTTTTACTAATAACCTTTGCGACTGCTTTTTATATCACTTTCAAGCTCGATGTCAAGTGGCACGTAACGCATGACAACAAGGAGATCAAGGGTAAAGACCGATTCCTTAATGAAAAAGAACTAAAAAAACTGTTCTATTCCTTCCCTGCTAATGATATGGAAAGCGCAGAAAAAAGCGGTATCATACTAGCATACGAAAATGGCAAATACTACATTGACTGCGAAACGATACACAGTCTTATAATTGGTACTACACGTTCCGGTAAAGGTCAGACCTTCGTACTTCCAATGATACGTCATATCGCTCTATCAAAGTCAAAGCACAGCATGGTGCTAAACGATCCTAAAGGTGAGTTGCTGGAGAATACATATAAACTACTGAAAGATAACGGTTATAATGTAGTTGTGCTGAATCTGCGAGATACAAAAAAATCTTCATTATGGAATCCACTACAAGTCATAATCGACGAATACAAACGCTGCCGTAAGGAAAATGATGATCTATCCATGTGTATTACAATGATAGAATCTGTTGCTGATACTTTCACACACAACGAAACAGCTGATCAGGTATGGCCCGAAAGTGCAAAAGCACTGCTGAAAGCAATGATATTATATCAACTTGAAAAGGGGTACGATAACAACTGCATCGAAAAAGTATCAATGTACTCTGTATATGAGATGTTCATCGACTTTGGTTCACAGAATGAACGTCAACTTAATCGCGAGGTCAATGCTCTCGATGAACTGTTCCAGGATCTTCAGCGCAAGGATCCTCAGAATCCTGCCGTAGCTGCTTATGCGGTATCACGATTTTCTTCTGGAGAGATGCGTTCTTCTATTTTCGCAACACTTGCATCAAATATCAACATATTTGGTTCTGATCAGGGTATCGCTAAACTCACATCAGGTAATCAAATCAATTTCTATGAACTTGTTGACCCTGAAAAGCCTATGGCTGTATTCATGGTTGTTCCTGATGATAATCCAGCACGTTGGATAATCAGTTCCTTGTTCGTTAATCAGTGTTATAATACACTGGTTTCCCTTTCCGCAAAATGTGTAGGTCAGAAGCTGCCGCAGCGTGTGCATTTTATACTCGACGAATTCGGCAACATGGTACGTATTCCTGATATGGACAGTAAAATAACCGTTGGTGCAGGAAGAAATCTGCTTTTTAACCTGTTTATTCAGGATCTAAATCAGCTTGACACCAAGTACGGCGATTCCGCAAAAACCATACGATCTAACTGTGGTAATCTGATATACATTAATTCGCTGGACAATGAAACAAATGAATACTTCTCCAAAGTACTCGGCACTAAAACGGTAGAGTATTCTACGTATAGCGGTAAGCTTAGTGAATTCGTTGAACACCAGAACCTAGTAGTAGAAGGTCAGGCACTTATGACAGCCAGTGAACTATCTACTATGCCGTTCGGATCTGCTATAACTAAACGCCAGCGTATATTTCCAATCAAAACAAAATTTGAACCATTTTATAAACTGGGAATAAAAACTACTTCTCAAGACGATATTTCAAAGGATATGAATCTGATAGATTTGCCACTTTCAGTCACGATTTTTGATATGGAAATCCTTTGGAAACCACTATTTAGACCTAAATTAAATGAGAAGACGGGAAAACCAATGCTGGAAAATGACGAGAATGGCTTTGCTCAGCTTGTGACGAACTGGAACGATGTACGTAAGTCATTTGAAGCACGAAAAAAAGTCAATCTTGAAAAAAATGTCCGCACTGATTTTGCTAATAACGCTGTAAATGAAAGTGTTGCTCTCAATTCAAGGCTGCAAGTCATCATTAAAAAGCTGGACGAATTGTCCAGCGGACAGTTCACTAATGAATATAAAAACAATAATCTGAGCGAAGTCGAGAAAATAATAAAAATGGCTATCGGGCGCGGCAATCTGGATATGACAGAACGTGAAGAAATACGCAAGTACATCGAGAATTCTCATAATGTGTAA
- a CDS encoding helix-turn-helix domain-containing protein codes for MKIPNKLLELSRNELMVACRLYSIVNRHTKLTTNGYAVCIKQETIAASCGLSVATVKRVLKALSEKGIITHQYRQTRANGCLGATHYDLQAFSFLSDYFYMPNDVFKLGLSQKMFYAYALFCKLADSNKRSFFHSYNDLAEMMQLKRSEVIELVGALIKTRLIFRTRRRTKAGDHTDNLYFIVLRVKGRIKKKRAKEMRAPRTRLSHQSRYSQELAILDFNMIISHKNDFVKAFGKKCCNYFYDEGGG; via the coding sequence ATGAAAATTCCAAATAAACTGCTGGAGCTGTCCCGTAACGAACTAATGGTAGCCTGCCGCCTGTACAGCATCGTTAACCGTCACACCAAGCTGACAACCAACGGATATGCAGTCTGCATCAAGCAGGAAACGATAGCAGCAAGCTGTGGACTGTCTGTTGCAACCGTTAAGCGTGTTTTAAAGGCTTTGTCTGAAAAGGGTATCATTACTCACCAATATCGTCAGACACGTGCTAACGGCTGTCTGGGTGCGACTCACTACGATCTGCAAGCCTTTTCTTTCCTCTCGGATTATTTTTATATGCCTAACGATGTTTTTAAGCTGGGTCTGTCGCAGAAGATGTTCTATGCGTATGCGCTTTTCTGTAAGTTGGCTGACAGCAATAAAAGGTCCTTCTTCCATAGCTATAATGACCTTGCCGAGATGATGCAGCTTAAACGCAGTGAAGTCATAGAGCTTGTTGGTGCGTTGATAAAAACAAGGCTCATATTCCGAACTAGGCGCAGAACAAAGGCAGGCGATCACACAGATAATTTGTACTTCATTGTATTGAGGGTCAAGGGGCGAATAAAGAAAAAAAGGGCAAAAGAAATGAGAGCCCCTCGGACAAGGCTCTCACATCAATCACGATATAGTCAAGAACTTGCAATACTCGACTTCAACATGATAATATCACATAAAAATGATTTTGTCAAGGCTTTTGGAAAAAAATGCTGCAATTATTTTTACGATGAGGGTGGGGGCTGA
- a CDS encoding helix-turn-helix domain-containing protein produces the protein MKKITARDYLRIIRENYGTIHYCAETCGFKSSDFGNIEAGVENDIRVIANTFFLFSRRFGLNYYELMMMEAKFQLGDEPPKTKPKANVSFAELLKKTRTQAGISQAKLADTICCTKFTVYTWECGDNIPDLEMLERICYALKVPADFFDAVYKAERFQPRTPRERKKKE, from the coding sequence ATGAAGAAAATAACAGCTCGTGATTATCTGAGAATAATACGTGAGAACTACGGAACTATTCATTACTGCGCAGAAACCTGTGGATTCAAGTCAAGTGACTTCGGGAATATTGAAGCCGGGGTTGAGAACGATATCCGCGTGATAGCGAACACGTTCTTTCTTTTCTCCCGGAGATTTGGATTGAACTACTATGAGCTCATGATGATGGAAGCTAAGTTTCAGCTAGGTGATGAACCACCCAAAACTAAACCTAAAGCAAATGTTTCATTTGCAGAACTGCTAAAGAAAACACGAACGCAGGCGGGTATATCACAAGCAAAGCTTGCGGATACTATCTGCTGCACTAAGTTCACTGTATACACATGGGAATGTGGTGACAACATACCTGATCTAGAGATGCTCGAGCGTATCTGTTATGCATTGAAAGTTCCAGCCGATTTTTTCGATGCAGTATACAAGGCTGAACGATTTCAGCCGAGAACACCAAGAGAAAGGAAAAAGAAAGAATGA
- a CDS encoding type IA DNA topoisomerase, translating into MKKLIICEKPSLAKNVRDAIAHRENVQRVGNKDLYYYESSSYVITFCFGHLLTLGEPEKYIAEGETAVLPIIPANFRLFPNDKDCARQYSLIKKLMDMPEIDGIIHCGDADREGEIIVRNVLRVARNTKPVYRLWLPEQTESTILKALSSLENDSKYDDLANAGYARTFVDWLFGYNLSRYLMQKANVRKGWGVGRVIIPIVDTVYQRELEIRNFVSTPYFQLHGETEKDGIKVTITDKEKFDTQEQAQLRLTELSSGVYRVGSIDTKKAVVTPPKMFSLDTLQGKLSKDLGMTLDKSMPIIQSLYDKKFITYPRADTEYFAEEEKADVFAVADKMNAVYSLDLEHKVSKKIFDSSKVESHSAIRPTLNFPTNESGLSDDEQKVYNTIVKRFCAVFAPPCTVNRTVIVFTDGTHEFKIKGDTPLTPGFRRYEPPKKTNDNDEDNKMLPSFSPGELVSFSWVIDNKMTKAPPRYTIDSLNAYLKAPFAKSSSAQDNDDSPADDSELYEAVKKGMEIGTVATRTGLITKCVKTYKYLDIKQGKYYCTEKGEAFIGYLHQLNIDLFTERNIEFNMMIKSVELGKETMQHSIDKTADELRRIIAQDVTVCSAQKFTDSNSLGKCPFCGSDVLDGTKNFYCSAYKSGCKFVIFKNTYCHFSFVKDGKEINYTKPMSLTKSNCKALLSSGSTTVSIEEKNGKGKYKIGVTFKPDNKHEFVGIERIREKKKEG; encoded by the coding sequence ATGAAAAAGCTTATAATATGCGAAAAACCGAGTTTAGCTAAGAATGTCCGTGATGCGATAGCACATCGTGAGAATGTTCAGCGTGTAGGCAACAAAGATTTGTATTATTACGAAAGCAGCAGCTACGTGATAACGTTTTGTTTCGGGCATCTGCTTACGCTCGGAGAACCTGAAAAATATATAGCCGAAGGTGAAACTGCGGTTCTTCCGATAATTCCTGCGAATTTCAGACTGTTCCCGAATGATAAGGACTGTGCAAGGCAGTACTCGCTTATCAAGAAACTGATGGATATGCCTGAGATCGACGGTATCATACACTGTGGAGATGCGGACCGTGAGGGTGAGATCATCGTGCGTAACGTCCTGCGTGTCGCTAGGAACACAAAGCCTGTGTATCGTCTGTGGCTGCCGGAACAGACCGAAAGCACGATACTGAAAGCCCTTAGCTCACTGGAAAATGACAGTAAATACGATGATCTGGCTAACGCGGGCTATGCGAGAACTTTCGTTGATTGGCTGTTCGGATATAATCTTTCCCGTTATCTGATGCAAAAAGCTAATGTCCGTAAAGGCTGGGGTGTTGGTCGAGTAATTATCCCGATAGTCGATACCGTATACCAGCGCGAACTGGAAATACGTAACTTCGTTTCGACACCGTATTTTCAGCTTCATGGTGAAACGGAAAAGGACGGTATAAAAGTAACTATCACCGATAAGGAAAAATTCGATACTCAGGAACAGGCACAGCTGCGGCTTACAGAACTGTCATCGGGTGTATACAGGGTCGGCAGCATCGATACGAAAAAAGCTGTTGTTACTCCACCGAAGATGTTTTCTCTCGATACGCTGCAAGGTAAGCTATCAAAGGACCTGGGCATGACACTCGACAAGTCGATGCCCATTATCCAGTCGTTATACGACAAGAAATTTATTACATATCCCCGCGCTGATACTGAGTATTTCGCAGAAGAAGAAAAAGCAGATGTATTCGCTGTTGCTGACAAGATGAATGCTGTATACTCCCTCGATCTTGAACACAAGGTCAGCAAAAAGATCTTTGACAGCAGCAAGGTGGAAAGTCACTCCGCTATCAGACCTACGCTTAACTTTCCGACAAATGAAAGCGGTCTGTCCGATGATGAACAGAAGGTCTATAACACGATAGTCAAGCGTTTCTGCGCGGTATTTGCTCCGCCTTGTACGGTCAACAGGACCGTGATAGTTTTCACCGATGGCACTCATGAATTCAAGATAAAGGGTGATACTCCCCTTACTCCGGGTTTCCGTCGATATGAACCGCCTAAGAAAACCAATGATAATGATGAGGATAACAAAATGCTCCCTTCTTTTTCTCCCGGAGAACTTGTATCATTCTCTTGGGTCATCGACAATAAGATGACAAAGGCTCCTCCGCGTTATACCATTGATTCCCTTAATGCGTACCTTAAAGCGCCTTTTGCTAAATCATCATCTGCCCAGGATAACGATGACTCCCCTGCCGATGACAGCGAACTGTATGAAGCTGTAAAAAAGGGCATGGAGATTGGCACTGTAGCAACAAGAACGGGACTTATAACCAAATGCGTAAAGACCTACAAATACCTCGATATAAAACAGGGAAAGTATTACTGCACCGAAAAAGGTGAAGCTTTCATTGGATATCTTCATCAGCTGAATATAGACCTTTTCACCGAAAGAAACATCGAATTCAACATGATGATAAAATCGGTCGAACTTGGAAAAGAAACAATGCAGCACTCAATAGATAAAACAGCCGATGAACTTCGAAGGATAATCGCACAGGACGTTACTGTTTGTTCCGCACAGAAATTTACAGACAGCAACAGTTTAGGAAAATGTCCTTTCTGCGGCAGTGATGTACTTGACGGTACTAAAAACTTCTATTGCTCGGCTTACAAAAGCGGGTGCAAATTCGTCATATTCAAAAATACATACTGTCACTTCTCGTTTGTTAAGGATGGCAAGGAAATAAATTACACAAAGCCCATGTCCCTGACCAAATCCAACTGCAAGGCTCTTCTAAGCAGCGGCAGCACCACGGTCAGCATCGAGGAGAAGAACGGCAAGGGCAAGTACAAGATCGGCGTTACTTTCAAGCCTGATAATAAGCATGAGTTTGTCGGTATAGAGCGTATCCGTGAGAAAAAGAAAGAGGGTTGA
- a CDS encoding Arc family DNA-binding protein has translation MSENNEKKTYYKKTQSKSVVKYISNNYDQISVRIPKGSRERYKEFAEKCGTSLNSLIVELLEREMNNED, from the coding sequence ATGTCTGAGAATAATGAAAAGAAAACCTACTACAAAAAAACACAGAGTAAGTCGGTTGTAAAGTATATCTCAAATAACTACGATCAAATCTCGGTCCGCATACCCAAAGGCAGCCGTGAGCGTTACAAGGAATTTGCTGAAAAGTGCGGTACAAGCCTTAATTCACTTATAGTTGAATTATTGGAACGTGAAATGAACAATGAGGATTGA